A genomic segment from Diospyros lotus cultivar Yz01 chromosome 5, ASM1463336v1, whole genome shotgun sequence encodes:
- the LOC127802613 gene encoding type III polyketide synthase A: protein MGKAFPSQLVPQDCLVEGFIRDTKCEDLAIKEKLERLCKTTTVKTRYTVMSKEILAKYPELATEGSPTINQRLEIANPAVLEMAMEASLTCIKEWGRPAADITHIVYVSSSEIRLPGGDLYLASQLGLRNDVGRVMLYFLGCYGGVTGLRVAKDIAENNPGSRILLTTSETTILGFRPPNKARPYDLVGAALFGDGAAAAIIGTDPLPGENSPFMELNYAVQQFLPGTHNIIDGRLSEEGINFKLGRDLPQKIEENIEKFCKRLMAKAAGLSDFNDLFWAVHPGGPAILNRLESTLKLRSEKLECSRRALMDFGNVSSNTIFYVMEYMREELKRTGEEWGLALAFGPGITFEGILIRSL, encoded by the exons ATGGGGAAGGCCTTCCCCAGCCAACTTGTCCCTCAAGATTGCCTAGTTGAAGGTTTCATTCGAGACACAAAATGTGAAGATTTGGCCATTAAGGAGAAACTCGAACGTTTGT GTAAAACAACTACTGTGAAGACAAGATACACAGTCATGTCCAAAGAGATATTAGCCAAGTATCCAGAACTAGCAACAGAAGGCTCCCCAACCATCAACCAACGGCTTGAAATAGCCAACCCTGCTGTTCTAGAGATGGCAATGGAAGCTAGCCTTACTTGCATCAAAGAGTGGGGAAGGCCAGCTGCCGATATAACTCACATAGTCTACGTTTCTTCAAGTGAAATCCGGCTGCCAGGAGGTGATCTCTACCTAGCCAGCCAACTGGGGCTGAGGAATGATGTTGGTCGCGTAATGCTCTACTTCTTGGGCTGCTATGGCGGTGTCACTGGCTTGAGAGTCGCCAAGGACATAGCCGAAAACAACCCTGGCAGTCGGATTCTCCTCACGACCTCTGAAACCACCATACTTGGCTTCCGGCCCCCCAACAAGGCGCGACCTTATGACCTTGTGGGGGCTGCACTTTTCGGCGATGGAGCAGCTGCAGCCATCATTGGCACCGATCCTCTACCTGGCGAAAACTCCCCTTTCATGGAGCTAAACTATGCCGTCCAGCAGTTCTTACCCGGGACACACAATATCATCGATGGCCGGCTCTCAGAAGAAGGCATAAACTTCAAACTCGGCAGGGATCTCCcccaaaaaattgaggaaaacaTTGAGAAATTCTGCAAGAGGCTGATGGCCAAGGCTGCTGGTTTGAGTGACTTCAATGACTTGTTTTGGGCCGTTCATCCCGGGGGCCCTGCGATACTGAACCGGCTAGAGAGCACCCTGAAGCTGAGAAGCGAGAAGCTTGAATGCAGCAGAAGGGCCTTGATGGATTTTGGGAATGTGAGCAGCAACACCATCTTCTATGTGATGGAGTATATGAGGGAGGAGCTAAAGAGAACTGGTGAAGAGTGGGGGCTTGCTTTAGCATTTGGGCCTGGGATTACTTTTGAAGGGATTCTCATCCGCAGCCTGTAA